A stretch of Bradyrhizobium diazoefficiens DNA encodes these proteins:
- the wrbA gene encoding NAD(P)H:quinone oxidoreductase, whose translation MTKVLVLYYSAYGHIEAMANAVAEGAREAGATVDIKRVPELVPAEVAKASYYKVDQAAPVAKIEDLANYDAIIVGTGTRFGRMASQMANFLDQAGGLWAKGALHGKVGGAFTASATQHGGQETTLFSIITNLLHFGMVIVGMNYGFAGQMKLDEVTGGAPYGATTITGGDGSRQPSANELAGARYQGRQIAETAKKLHG comes from the coding sequence ATGACCAAAGTTCTCGTCCTCTATTATTCCGCCTATGGCCACATCGAAGCGATGGCCAATGCCGTCGCCGAAGGCGCCCGTGAAGCCGGCGCCACCGTCGACATCAAGCGCGTGCCGGAGCTCGTGCCGGCCGAAGTCGCGAAAGCTTCCTATTACAAGGTCGATCAGGCCGCTCCCGTCGCCAAGATCGAGGACCTCGCCAATTACGACGCGATCATCGTCGGCACCGGCACCCGCTTTGGTCGGATGGCCTCGCAGATGGCGAACTTTTTGGACCAGGCCGGCGGGCTCTGGGCCAAGGGCGCGCTGCACGGCAAGGTCGGCGGCGCCTTCACCGCAAGCGCAACCCAGCATGGTGGCCAGGAGACGACGTTGTTCTCGATCATCACCAACCTCTTGCATTTCGGCATGGTGATCGTCGGCATGAATTATGGCTTCGCCGGGCAGATGAAGCTCGACGAGGTCACCGGCGGCGCGCCCTACGGCGCCACCACGATCACCGGCGGCGACGGCAGCCGCCAACCCAGCGCCAACGAGCTCGCCGGCGCACGCTATCAGGGGCGCCAGATCGCGGAGACCGCCAAGAAGCTTCACGGCTGA
- a CDS encoding protein-L-isoaspartate O-methyltransferase, whose amino-acid sequence MDNRSDKYRAFYAQLVCAAAKATDPRIEQAFRNVRRESFAGPGPWSISLGGHPYVVTPDDDPAFLYQNALLALDPARGINIGMPGAHAYWLSGCGVREGETVLQIGAGTGYYTAILAELVGPNGRVYAYEIDERLAALARENLKDIVTVELRERSGIASDLPDVDVIYVCAGAAQPAIEWLDALRPGGRLVFPLAPEGVLGGMLMITRPEQGAIWPAKFLGRAQFIGCAGLQDAEAGRRLAEAFAKGWEGVQSLRRGDTPDETCWFAGDGWWLSTAPASAPAVSIPAHADITQT is encoded by the coding sequence ATGGACAATCGTTCGGACAAATATCGCGCGTTCTATGCGCAGTTGGTCTGCGCCGCAGCAAAAGCCACGGACCCTCGCATCGAGCAGGCGTTTCGCAACGTGAGGCGCGAGTCCTTCGCCGGACCCGGGCCGTGGTCGATCTCGCTCGGCGGTCACCCCTATGTCGTGACGCCCGACGACGATCCCGCCTTCCTTTATCAGAATGCGCTGCTGGCGCTGGACCCGGCGCGCGGCATCAACATCGGCATGCCCGGCGCGCACGCTTATTGGCTCAGCGGCTGCGGCGTCAGGGAAGGCGAGACCGTGCTGCAGATCGGTGCGGGCACTGGCTACTACACCGCCATTCTCGCCGAGCTCGTCGGACCCAATGGCCGCGTCTATGCTTACGAGATCGACGAACGCCTGGCGGCGCTGGCGCGCGAGAACCTGAAAGACATCGTCACAGTCGAGTTGCGCGAGCGCTCGGGCATTGCGTCCGATCTGCCTGATGTCGACGTGATCTATGTCTGCGCCGGCGCGGCGCAGCCGGCCATCGAATGGCTCGATGCGCTGCGGCCGGGCGGGCGGCTGGTATTTCCGCTTGCGCCGGAGGGCGTGCTCGGTGGCATGCTGATGATCACGCGGCCGGAGCAGGGCGCAATTTGGCCGGCCAAATTCTTAGGCCGCGCCCAGTTCATCGGCTGCGCGGGACTCCAGGATGCCGAGGCCGGCCGGCGACTGGCCGAGGCTTTCGCAAAGGGGTGGGAGGGCGTGCAGTCGTTGCGGAGAGGGGACACGCCCGACGAGACGTGCTGGTTCGCCGGCGACGGCTGGTGGCTTTCAACGGCGCCCGCATCTGCGCCGGCGGTCAGCATCCCGGCGCATGCGGACATCACGCAGACCTAG
- a CDS encoding GNAT family N-acetyltransferase produces MAFLSVEQLDGQVSSTSGISVDFMRDWPRAALRLNAGHRTAFQHGYWLGAWYEAFHGVAPLIAVISDSATGKDIAVVPMISHMRRGIRVVEFADLGVSDNNAPVLACDATFDASGAQAIGAALVDALRALPDGFDLLRLKKMPTYVGARSNPLVALGRLGSCSLNGNLVLTGDDYADYQASIKRMQMPRCWRVFSRHAGARFEIATDVARARELLEVMDVQQQERMQQLGSRFVLNDEAHARFYREVARQGVAEGYAIVSALVCDEGIVATTLGVRYGATYFLLRIGHAGKSWANCSPGLLVTERTMAALHAQGVRRFDLSIGNHDYKRRFGAEPVPLTDVSVALSWRGLPYVLRDHAAQGLRRHPKLAAFAARAMGRSAR; encoded by the coding sequence ATGGCGTTTCTCAGCGTCGAACAACTAGACGGTCAGGTGTCCAGCACGTCGGGAATCTCAGTCGATTTCATGCGTGACTGGCCGAGGGCCGCATTGCGCCTGAACGCTGGCCATCGCACCGCATTTCAACATGGTTACTGGCTCGGCGCCTGGTACGAGGCCTTTCATGGCGTCGCGCCGCTGATTGCCGTGATCTCCGATTCCGCGACCGGCAAGGACATCGCGGTGGTGCCGATGATCAGCCACATGCGGCGCGGCATCCGTGTCGTCGAGTTTGCCGATCTCGGGGTTTCCGACAACAATGCGCCGGTCCTCGCCTGCGACGCGACGTTCGATGCGAGCGGTGCGCAGGCGATCGGCGCGGCGCTGGTCGATGCGTTGCGCGCATTGCCTGATGGCTTCGACCTGCTGCGCCTGAAGAAGATGCCGACCTATGTCGGCGCCAGGTCGAACCCGCTGGTGGCACTCGGCCGTCTCGGATCCTGCTCGCTCAACGGCAACCTCGTGCTGACCGGCGACGACTATGCGGACTACCAAGCCTCGATCAAGCGCATGCAGATGCCGCGCTGCTGGCGTGTGTTCAGCCGCCATGCCGGCGCGCGGTTCGAGATCGCGACCGATGTCGCGCGCGCGCGCGAGCTGCTCGAGGTGATGGATGTCCAGCAGCAAGAGCGCATGCAACAGCTCGGCTCGCGGTTCGTCCTCAACGACGAGGCGCATGCCAGATTTTACCGCGAGGTGGCGCGGCAAGGCGTCGCAGAAGGTTATGCAATCGTCTCGGCGCTCGTCTGCGACGAGGGTATCGTCGCCACCACGCTCGGCGTCAGATACGGCGCAACTTATTTCCTGCTGCGGATCGGTCACGCCGGCAAGTCGTGGGCGAATTGCTCGCCGGGGCTTCTCGTCACCGAGCGCACCATGGCGGCGCTGCATGCGCAGGGCGTGCGGCGCTTCGATCTCAGCATCGGCAATCACGACTACAAGCGGCGCTTCGGCGCCGAGCCGGTACCGCTGACTGATGTGAGCGTCGCGCTGTCCTGGCGCGGGCTGCCTTACGTTCTGCGCGACCATGCGGCGCAGGGCTTGCGGCGTCACCCGAAGCTCGCCGCCTTCGCGGCGCGAGCGATGGGCAGGTCGGCACGCTGA
- a CDS encoding pirin family protein has protein sequence MIELRPFAKLGGADHGWLNAKHHFSFASHYDPNNMGHGALRVWNDDEIAPNTGFPAHPHANMEIITYVREGAITHQDSLGNAGRTEAGDVQVMSAGSGIRHSEYNLEPTKTRIFQIWIEPTARGGQPTWGSKPFPKSDRSGKLVTIASGIAGDTDALPIRADARVLATTLKAGESAEYEPQTSRHLYLVPAAGAVEINGIRVNARDGAAIRDEARLKITALEDSELVLVDAA, from the coding sequence ATGATCGAACTCAGACCTTTCGCAAAACTCGGCGGCGCCGATCACGGCTGGCTCAATGCCAAGCATCATTTCTCCTTCGCGAGCCATTACGACCCGAACAACATGGGTCACGGCGCCCTGCGGGTGTGGAACGACGACGAGATCGCGCCGAACACCGGCTTTCCCGCCCATCCCCACGCCAACATGGAGATCATCACCTATGTGCGCGAGGGCGCGATCACCCATCAGGACAGTCTCGGCAATGCGGGCCGGACCGAGGCGGGCGACGTGCAGGTGATGAGTGCCGGCAGCGGCATCCGTCACTCCGAGTACAATCTCGAACCGACCAAGACGCGGATCTTCCAGATCTGGATTGAGCCGACCGCGCGCGGCGGACAGCCGACCTGGGGTTCAAAGCCGTTCCCGAAGTCGGACCGCTCCGGCAAGCTCGTCACCATCGCGAGCGGCATCGCAGGTGACACCGACGCGCTGCCGATCCGCGCCGATGCGCGGGTGCTCGCCACCACGCTGAAGGCCGGCGAGAGCGCGGAGTACGAGCCGCAGACGTCGCGGCACCTTTATTTGGTGCCTGCGGCAGGCGCGGTCGAGATCAACGGCATCCGCGTCAACGCCCGCGACGGCGCCGCGATCCGCGACGAGGCCAGGCTGAAGATCACGGCTCTGGAAGATTCCGAGCTCGTGCTCGTCGACGCGGCATAA
- a CDS encoding acyltransferase, translating to MRKIENPVLRAGALLLFAYRRAWLTMRYGRRLQLGPGTVFTGRLVLGRGVRVSIGANCRIGKRVLITGRGQVTVGNDTLLNGCWIGCEQKVDIGSFCLISDCDIADTAFHNLSPRLRHEPLVPRTVAPVHIGDNVWIGARSIVLKGVTIGDDSVVGAGTVVREDVPPRVVVAGNPAAIVKQFRDDE from the coding sequence GTGCGCAAGATCGAGAACCCGGTGCTACGAGCCGGTGCGCTCCTGCTCTTCGCCTATCGGCGCGCGTGGCTCACGATGCGGTACGGGCGCCGGCTCCAGCTTGGACCTGGGACTGTGTTCACGGGTCGGCTGGTGCTCGGTCGCGGCGTGCGGGTGTCGATCGGCGCGAACTGCCGGATCGGCAAGCGCGTGCTCATCACCGGGCGTGGCCAAGTGACGGTCGGCAACGACACCTTGCTCAACGGCTGCTGGATCGGCTGCGAACAAAAGGTCGATATCGGCTCGTTCTGCTTGATCAGCGACTGCGACATCGCCGACACTGCCTTTCATAACCTTTCCCCGCGGCTTCGACACGAGCCCTTGGTTCCTCGGACCGTCGCGCCGGTACACATCGGTGACAATGTCTGGATAGGCGCGCGCTCGATCGTGCTCAAGGGAGTAACGATCGGCGACGACTCCGTTGTGGGCGCCGGAACGGTCGTCCGTGAGGACGTCCCCCCGCGCGTGGTCGTCGCCGGAAACCCGGCGGCTATCGTCAAGCAGTTCCGCGACGACGAATAG
- a CDS encoding glycosyltransferase, which translates to MLDAPTAVPAARNARAMSPVVSVVIPAKNASAYIDETIDSALAQADVTEIIVVDDGSTDDTVAIVRSIRDPRLRLMTNDASGVSAARNLGARSARGDWLMFLDADDRLRPDAVRTLLVAAKAAPHAVLVYGDYNTIDSEGRASGRRAVLKGRQKPSGNVLERLAGGNFIVNGGIMLVRAYAFRATGGFDVSLRYCEDWHCWCRLAALGEFAYVPKLLLDYRLHTANTMNAAVRTPQDFFPAVARVFNDPLVLGKLPPGTAPRLRQAAEIHLVTYAATQAVRFGRYRDALAYLGMVGRRSLKAMLRSAAKMALSYLGI; encoded by the coding sequence ATGCTCGATGCACCGACCGCCGTGCCCGCGGCGAGGAATGCGCGCGCGATGTCGCCTGTCGTCTCGGTGGTTATCCCCGCGAAAAATGCCTCGGCCTATATCGACGAAACCATCGACAGCGCGCTGGCGCAGGCCGACGTCACCGAGATCATCGTCGTGGACGACGGCTCGACTGACGACACCGTGGCGATCGTCCGTTCCATTCGCGATCCGCGGCTGCGCCTGATGACCAACGACGCCAGCGGCGTGTCGGCCGCGCGCAACCTCGGCGCACGCAGCGCGCGCGGCGACTGGCTGATGTTCCTCGATGCCGATGATCGTCTGCGGCCCGACGCGGTGAGGACGCTGCTGGTGGCAGCCAAGGCCGCCCCGCACGCGGTTCTGGTCTATGGCGACTACAACACGATCGACAGCGAAGGGCGCGCGAGCGGCCGCCGCGCCGTGCTGAAGGGCCGCCAAAAACCATCCGGCAACGTGCTGGAACGTCTCGCCGGCGGAAACTTTATCGTCAACGGCGGCATCATGCTGGTTCGCGCCTACGCCTTCCGCGCAACCGGTGGCTTCGACGTCTCGCTCCGCTATTGCGAGGACTGGCATTGCTGGTGCCGCCTCGCCGCGCTCGGCGAGTTCGCTTACGTTCCGAAACTTCTGCTCGACTACCGCCTGCACACGGCCAACACGATGAATGCGGCGGTGCGAACGCCGCAGGATTTCTTCCCGGCTGTCGCACGCGTGTTCAACGATCCGCTAGTCCTGGGTAAGCTGCCACCGGGCACGGCGCCCCGGCTACGGCAAGCTGCCGAAATCCATCTCGTAACCTATGCGGCGACGCAAGCGGTCCGCTTCGGAAGATATCGCGACGCGCTGGCTTATCTTGGCATGGTCGGCCGGCGCTCACTCAAGGCGATGCTGCGGTCCGCGGCCAAGATGGCTCTTTCCTATCTTGGTATCTAG
- a CDS encoding glycosyltransferase, translating to MPAKTFDYDSDAMILNLFYEDKDDRWFPGDRHLRRMARKMLFGEPRMSGQLRVFLNLCAGLDRLGIRYRVNDYGHIAEHPGELACIIGRTFLLDKFAWKNPILLGVAAYNHPLDDPDLFKRLPVRKVVVPGPWYADMYRPYWPETEAWPVGIDTDLWAPSRPRDKTVDVLLYDKVSWDRERYVPELVEPVRARLVKEGRSFTELRYGSYKEEDYQAALARSRAMIFLCQNESQGIAYQQALSSGVPVLAWDPGGPWPDPDYYPHRVKFEPVSSVPYWDDRCGLKFTDRAGFEDCWTDFWSGCTAGKFDPRGYILDNLTLEQRALQYYEIARSVARQSQVPAASGMLVDGWLTGMG from the coding sequence GTGCCCGCAAAGACATTTGATTACGATTCCGACGCCATGATCCTCAACCTGTTCTACGAGGACAAGGACGATCGCTGGTTTCCCGGCGACCGGCATCTGCGACGCATGGCGCGCAAGATGTTGTTTGGCGAGCCGCGCATGAGCGGACAGCTGCGCGTGTTCCTCAATCTCTGCGCAGGGCTCGACCGGCTCGGCATCCGCTACCGCGTCAACGACTACGGCCACATCGCAGAGCATCCCGGCGAACTCGCCTGCATCATCGGCCGCACCTTCCTGCTCGACAAATTCGCGTGGAAGAACCCGATCCTGCTTGGCGTTGCCGCGTATAATCATCCACTCGACGACCCTGACCTGTTCAAGCGGCTGCCGGTCAGGAAGGTCGTGGTGCCCGGCCCATGGTACGCCGACATGTACCGGCCCTATTGGCCGGAGACGGAAGCCTGGCCCGTCGGCATCGACACCGATCTATGGGCGCCGTCGCGCCCGCGCGACAAGACCGTCGACGTCCTGCTTTACGACAAGGTCAGCTGGGATCGCGAGCGCTACGTCCCGGAGCTGGTCGAGCCGGTTCGCGCGCGGCTGGTCAAGGAAGGCCGCTCGTTCACCGAGCTGCGTTACGGCAGCTACAAGGAGGAAGACTATCAGGCAGCGCTGGCGCGCTCGCGCGCGATGATCTTCCTGTGCCAGAACGAGAGCCAGGGCATTGCCTATCAGCAGGCCCTGTCCAGCGGCGTGCCGGTGCTCGCCTGGGATCCCGGCGGTCCCTGGCCGGATCCCGACTATTATCCGCATCGGGTCAAGTTCGAGCCGGTGTCATCGGTGCCCTATTGGGACGACCGCTGCGGGCTCAAATTCACCGATCGCGCCGGCTTCGAGGACTGCTGGACCGATTTCTGGTCGGGCTGCACCGCGGGCAAATTCGATCCGCGCGGCTACATCCTGGACAATCTGACGCTGGAGCAGCGCGCGCTGCAATATTACGAGATCGCGCGCAGCGTCGCACGGCAGAGCCAGGTTCCTGCCGCCTCCGGCATGCTGGTTGACGGATGGTTAACGGGGATGGGCTAG
- a CDS encoding LysR family transcriptional regulator, giving the protein MAKLPDFEALAIFAKVVELRSFAAAAGELAMSKATVSKAVTRLEERLGARLFNRTSRRLALTDAGHKLADRATRLLADGEAAENEALAQSVAPRGLVRLAVPMTFGTKAVAPLLPEFFETYPEVSVDLHLSDATVDLIGEGFDMAVRIARLPDSSLIARRLFTMPRFTVAAPSYLKKHGRPTHPMHLAEHKCFSYAYLSTPNVWHYTNSAGEQASVRPGGQLRVNNGEAVMPALIAGLGIAELPEFIVGEAISSGEVEVILKDWKQAEGAVHLVTPPGGPRPARVEALGDFLAAKLPGTCKRRPRGKAKA; this is encoded by the coding sequence ATGGCCAAACTCCCCGATTTTGAAGCGCTCGCGATTTTCGCGAAAGTCGTCGAGTTACGGTCGTTTGCGGCCGCGGCCGGCGAACTCGCAATGTCCAAGGCGACGGTGTCCAAGGCGGTGACCCGGCTGGAGGAGCGGCTGGGCGCCCGGCTGTTCAACCGCACGTCGCGCCGGCTCGCGCTGACCGATGCCGGGCACAAGCTCGCCGACCGCGCGACGCGCCTGCTCGCCGACGGCGAGGCGGCCGAGAACGAGGCGCTGGCGCAATCGGTGGCGCCGCGCGGCCTCGTGCGGCTAGCAGTGCCCATGACATTCGGGACCAAGGCGGTGGCGCCGCTGTTGCCGGAATTCTTCGAAACCTATCCCGAAGTCTCGGTCGATCTGCATTTGAGCGATGCGACCGTCGATCTCATTGGCGAAGGTTTTGACATGGCGGTGCGGATCGCACGGCTGCCGGATTCCTCGCTGATCGCGCGGCGGCTCTTCACCATGCCGCGCTTTACGGTGGCCGCGCCGTCCTATCTCAAGAAGCACGGTCGGCCGACGCATCCGATGCATCTCGCCGAGCACAAATGCTTCAGCTACGCCTATCTCTCGACCCCGAACGTCTGGCACTACACCAATTCCGCCGGCGAGCAGGCGAGCGTCCGTCCGGGTGGCCAGCTTCGCGTCAACAATGGTGAAGCCGTCATGCCCGCACTGATCGCCGGCCTCGGCATCGCGGAGCTTCCCGAATTCATCGTCGGCGAGGCGATTTCGTCCGGCGAGGTCGAAGTCATCCTGAAGGACTGGAAACAGGCCGAAGGTGCCGTGCACCTGGTGACGCCGCCCGGTGGCCCGCGCCCCGCCCGCGTCGAAGCGCTCGGCGACTTCCTCGCGGCGAAGCTGCCGGGCACGTGCAAGCGGCGGCCGCGCGGGAAGGCAAAGGCGTAG
- a CDS encoding glycosyltransferase family 2 protein yields MTLIPTDLSASRISDAVRDSNREIAASSRVIDLSVGIVVCIPCFRRPQHLRLTLDSLVNQRTPRSFAVVMVENDAAGRASAPVAAEYLAAGKLQGVCLVEKRQGNCQAINAAFETAQALFPAATRFLMIDDDEIASPDWLELMVRTAEATAADVVGGPVLPVFDDDSQPWLARHPAFCPTYDYTGAVPLIYGCGNCLITRGTFERLGSPAFDLRFNFLGGGDCDFFNRCRDAGLNFYWTAEAVITETVPQSRSSPGWIAKRSLRIGVINYSVQVKAARSAAARMGLFAQTLARLPLSLARSARLLASSKAVVAMHPMLMAVGSALAALGYDPKPYEASKIVS; encoded by the coding sequence ATGACGCTGATCCCGACAGATTTGTCCGCCAGCCGGATCTCGGATGCCGTGCGAGACTCCAACCGGGAGATCGCGGCGAGCTCGCGCGTCATTGATCTCTCGGTCGGCATCGTCGTCTGCATTCCCTGCTTCCGCCGCCCCCAGCATCTGCGGCTGACGCTTGACTCGCTGGTCAATCAGCGCACTCCGCGCTCCTTCGCGGTGGTCATGGTCGAGAACGACGCGGCGGGACGTGCGAGCGCCCCGGTGGCCGCGGAATATCTCGCTGCCGGAAAGCTCCAGGGCGTCTGCTTGGTCGAGAAGCGGCAGGGCAATTGCCAGGCGATCAACGCCGCGTTCGAGACGGCGCAGGCGCTGTTTCCCGCCGCAACCCGCTTCCTGATGATCGACGACGACGAGATCGCTTCGCCCGATTGGCTTGAGCTGATGGTCCGTACTGCGGAGGCGACCGCCGCCGACGTGGTCGGCGGACCGGTGCTGCCAGTGTTCGACGACGACAGCCAGCCCTGGCTCGCGCGTCATCCGGCCTTCTGCCCCACTTACGATTACACCGGTGCGGTGCCGCTGATCTATGGCTGTGGCAATTGCCTGATCACGCGCGGAACGTTCGAGCGGCTCGGCAGTCCCGCCTTCGATCTGCGTTTCAATTTCCTTGGCGGTGGCGACTGCGATTTCTTCAATCGCTGCCGTGATGCCGGTCTAAATTTCTACTGGACGGCAGAGGCCGTCATCACCGAGACGGTGCCGCAGAGCCGCAGCAGTCCGGGGTGGATCGCAAAGCGTAGCCTGCGCATTGGCGTGATCAACTACAGTGTGCAGGTCAAGGCCGCGCGGAGCGCGGCGGCGCGGATGGGTCTGTTTGCACAGACGTTGGCGCGGTTGCCGCTGTCGTTGGCGCGCTCGGCTCGCCTGCTGGCATCATCGAAAGCGGTCGTCGCCATGCACCCTATGCTGATGGCTGTCGGTTCTGCGCTTGCGGCTCTTGGTTACGATCCGAAGCCTTATGAGGCCTCGAAGATCGTTTCCTGA
- a CDS encoding O-antigen ligase, whose amino-acid sequence MDRSAADMTDVEARSLGRALRDELTRLNVVQMARCLIAMAALLLVMITLDPFADLRSEDVANVIGGRMALDYVTFGLLAAVAVLFALATDAPSLKTLVTPLHLCFVGWMLLNLVLSESREVSIQRFVLAASVTSLAVLLPLLPPTQRSFNLCLGGAALALLVLCYLGVVLAPQYAIHTALDIAEPQLAGDWRGSFGHKNVASPVMTILVYVGIYLSAVGSFVMGPTIAVLAGIFLIFTGGKTSSVLCLTIYALASLVYVARGLWLKRIICFAPLIVMNLLTVGSVVSPVLGSITRALPVDPTFTGRSDVWEFALAAVAEKPITGHGYAAFWDGVTERQTAQGSEWAVTAAHSHNSYLDLAVTIGLPGLLLVVLIFVFEPLRNFQEAQAHNRSNALGKLFLTIWLFGLYFGTTETFLLERQNPVWFMFAMAVAGLHFLARFQCVAQMEPDR is encoded by the coding sequence ATGGATCGCAGCGCCGCAGACATGACTGACGTCGAGGCCCGCTCGCTCGGCCGGGCGCTGCGCGACGAGCTGACGAGGCTGAACGTTGTGCAGATGGCGCGCTGCCTGATTGCGATGGCGGCTCTGCTCCTGGTCATGATCACGCTCGATCCGTTCGCCGATTTGCGCAGCGAGGATGTCGCCAACGTCATCGGCGGACGCATGGCGCTGGACTACGTCACCTTCGGCCTGCTGGCCGCGGTCGCCGTGCTGTTTGCCCTCGCCACCGATGCACCCTCGCTGAAGACGCTGGTGACGCCGCTGCATCTCTGCTTCGTCGGCTGGATGCTGCTCAACCTGGTGCTCTCGGAGAGCCGCGAGGTCTCGATCCAGCGCTTCGTGCTCGCCGCCAGCGTGACGTCGCTCGCCGTGCTGCTGCCGCTGTTGCCGCCGACGCAGCGGAGCTTCAATCTATGCCTCGGCGGCGCCGCCCTGGCGCTGCTGGTGCTGTGCTATCTCGGCGTTGTCCTCGCCCCGCAATATGCGATCCACACGGCGCTCGACATCGCGGAGCCGCAGCTCGCTGGCGACTGGCGCGGCAGTTTTGGCCACAAAAACGTCGCCTCGCCCGTCATGACGATTCTGGTCTATGTCGGCATTTACCTGTCAGCCGTCGGCTCGTTCGTCATGGGACCCACGATCGCCGTGCTGGCCGGCATCTTCCTGATCTTCACGGGTGGCAAGACGTCGTCGGTGCTGTGCCTTACCATCTATGCCCTGGCATCGCTGGTCTATGTGGCGCGGGGCCTGTGGCTGAAGCGGATCATCTGCTTTGCGCCACTGATCGTGATGAACCTGCTGACGGTTGGCAGTGTCGTGAGCCCGGTGCTCGGCAGCATCACGCGGGCGCTTCCGGTCGATCCCACTTTCACCGGCCGTTCCGACGTCTGGGAGTTTGCGCTCGCCGCGGTCGCGGAAAAGCCGATCACCGGTCACGGTTATGCGGCGTTCTGGGACGGCGTGACGGAGCGGCAGACCGCCCAGGGCTCGGAATGGGCGGTGACGGCGGCGCACAGCCACAACAGCTATCTCGACCTCGCCGTCACCATCGGCCTGCCCGGCCTGCTGCTGGTCGTCCTCATCTTCGTGTTTGAGCCGCTGCGCAATTTCCAGGAGGCTCAGGCCCACAACCGCAGCAACGCGCTGGGCAAGTTGTTCCTGACCATCTGGCTGTTCGGCCTGTATTTCGGGACGACGGAGACTTTCCTGCTCGAGCGGCAGAATCCGGTCTGGTTCATGTTCGCGATGGCGGTCGCCGGATTGCATTTCCTGGCCAGGTTCCAGTGCGTCGCGCAGATGGAACCCGACCGCTGA
- a CDS encoding SDR family NAD(P)-dependent oxidoreductase — protein MTKKLSGKVALVTGGSRGIGAASARALADEGADVAISYVASPEKAEAVVTELKARGVKARAFRADQASAKDVAKLVNDVAKEFGHLDILVNNAGVAAGGATDDANTDTAALERQDQVNVHGVIAAIRAASQLMGEGGRIVTVGSMLADRASFPGLADYVATKAAVVGYTKGAARDLGPRGITVNVVQPGSINTDMNPDDDRDFAEAQRKQHALQRFGRPEEVAAGVVFLASPEASFVTGTVLNVDGGFGA, from the coding sequence ATGACAAAGAAGCTCTCAGGCAAGGTTGCCCTCGTCACCGGCGGCTCGCGCGGCATCGGCGCGGCCTCTGCCCGCGCTCTCGCCGACGAAGGCGCGGATGTCGCCATCAGCTACGTCGCTTCGCCCGAAAAGGCCGAAGCGGTCGTCACCGAACTGAAGGCCCGGGGCGTCAAGGCCCGCGCCTTCCGGGCGGACCAGGCTTCCGCCAAGGACGTCGCCAAGCTCGTCAACGACGTGGCGAAGGAATTTGGCCACCTCGACATCCTCGTCAACAATGCCGGCGTGGCCGCTGGCGGCGCGACCGACGATGCCAATACCGACACCGCCGCGCTGGAACGGCAGGACCAGGTCAACGTGCATGGCGTGATCGCCGCGATCCGCGCCGCCTCGCAGTTGATGGGTGAAGGCGGCCGCATCGTCACCGTCGGCTCCATGCTTGCCGACCGTGCCTCGTTCCCGGGCCTGGCCGACTACGTCGCCACCAAGGCAGCGGTCGTCGGCTACACCAAGGGTGCGGCACGCGATCTCGGTCCGCGCGGCATCACGGTCAACGTCGTGCAACCCGGCTCGATCAACACCGACATGAACCCGGACGACGACCGCGACTTCGCGGAAGCCCAGCGCAAGCAACACGCGTTGCAGCGCTTCGGCCGCCCCGAGGAAGTCGCCGCCGGCGTGGTCTTCCTCGCAAGCCCGGAAGCCTCCTTCGTCACCGGCACCGTGCTCAACGTCGACGGCGGCTTTGGCGCCTGA